aaattaaaaatatcctttttctatgaattaaaaataaaatattagttattgttaGGGCTGGCATTTTTATGCAATGtcttataatttagttttggagcttgatttttatcaagtttatcattataataaaatagtaaaaaccaTTATACATAAGGACATTATGTATCTACATCAGTACAACACTGCATCATACATGTGTACTACTGTTAGTTTAGTAAGTTaattatcatttcaaattacGGATCagaagataatatataaattgaaacctaattaaaacaaaaatacatttttaatatcattattatttggttCTGAGCGGAAGGATGAATGTATTGGTgtgtatacataataggtagtttaaataattttttgcttttaaacttcagtatcttttccggtaggaaagtgaatgtagttggtACTTAAGAAAGGTATTCATAGAAAATTTCCACAAATTATCAAAATCGccaagtaaaacaaaaaaaaaatctgatggGCTGGTTAAAATTTGTTCAGTGACCCAGATGTAGGCTGCATCTAGGCCTCAAGTTTGGAGATCCttgatttaagttattaaaattccagccctaaattattaaaataagatgATATTatgacttgtttttttttataatagatacttataagtttataaaaagataatattaagagttaaataagttttgtattttattgtatgacttttaattgaaaaattgttagaagataaaagataatattatattattaacctatTGTAcgtataaatttgtattattatttgtgaaaaccattcataaaataatttataagtatacaatactggtttaaatatgttacattttgatagtacataaattattttatttaatgagtgcaatttgttttatttgacataaaattatatttttttcgtagaaaatataattcttCAAAGCAAGTAATAGAGGCAATGAAAGAAaacgaaacaaaatataaaaactgtattaaaGAATTTGAAGAATCTCTCAAAAAGTATGAAGACAAATATATGAGGTTAAAAATACATGCCACTGAACAaatgaataagtaataatttaaacgttattGAAATTGTTgtcatttttaactactaaaatgtctaattaatatttgttttcttagAGCTACTGAAGAAATAAATGATAAGGAGAGATCATTTGAGGCAGAAACTTCAAAAATGAGAATAATGAACAAACGCTTAGAGGTGAAAGTCAGATCATTACAAGAGTCGTTAGATAGGAAAGACGTGGAAAACGCTGAGCTAACTAATCTTTGTGACGAACTAATTGGGAAATTAGATAGAAACTGAAATACCTTAGTtgcatcaattaaaaaaaattttagaactATTAATCTTAATATGTACACTTAATATtacttgaattattatttactcactatgttttgttaataaaagtaagtaaatttatatataattatacaagcAAAGCATAGATCACATACTAAACTATTGAttgcaattaattataattttacatgttATGTACctgttaaatgtaaattaaaaatatattatttattattattacatcttcTTTTAACTTATGGTTTTCGAGGGTGAAGAGTTTTcatttatgtacaaaataatttggtcGGTAACAACCtatcaatttaatttgaatatacgcAATGGATTTCTTTTTTTCTAGTATTAATTGTACAATacgcttaaaaatgtaattttattgttattcctctctcaacaattaaattatatatttttgttgtaaaaaaaaaggtgatcattatagtttatagattagctataaaatatgtatagaacaaaaataactaaaaatggtTGTATGTCATATCTCtatatacaaaatgtttgtGTAATTCTCCGCCAATATAActgttgtaatttttaaatattttgaagatgAGCTATTTTAATCAATCAGTTTATGTAAGTCAAGaatcttgaaaattaaaaaaaatatcaatttatttataattttgttaaatataatatgctttctAATTTTTGTAAGCAGTTTATACTCATACCCACTAACTTTGCATTAAGCATTACGttctctaattattattatttgtttttttctaatttttcaattagctaataattgtttttaacctATCTTTTTGTTAATCATCATGTTTTTAACCCTTATATTATTCCATCCTAATATATGTAGTACCTAATTTTTATTCAAGCAACCTTATACTGTTGTATATTTTTgagaattaattaatacaatacgaACACATATGTTAGttgtaattgtttattttttttaacattgtattttgtaaatatatttagtgaaataaatgataaaataatattgtagatcaagtcgtgtttataaaaattccaaatttttttctaacgtcatcaattgttttgtttaagaaaaatggtcaaatttttataattataatattgttttgtaaatattgtctGATTCATTTTGGTGATTtataattgctttttttttaatgtaattgtaaatttatagaACATTTCCAACATTTCAGTATTTACATTAAACTCAACTATTATGATCTAATTTCTCAAATGTTGCAGTGCTTGAATTGAGGGAATTGTGAGCGAGAAATGGGGTctcttctttaaaaaaaaatattttagcgtGCCACTGTATCAAGAGCGCATGTCCGATCTCAATTTCagctgaaaaattatttattggacATGTATTTTAGACGATAGCTAAAATACAATTCAggcaaaatatttgttatattttgtttgctaAAATATGGTTTAGCCAAAATATTTGTCAGATGAAATACTgtcagttaaattatttttggaacAAATACTGTCCAAGATGTTATTCGGTATTTTGGTCCAAATATTAACTGTCGTCGACATTATTTTCGGACTTTTTATAGCATTATAGCGGTGTATGCAGTCGTGGTTTGAACGGATTCTATATCAACTCTCAACGAACATTTTTGATAACGACGTTACGCCGTTATCGAATTAATGCCCGTCTTAAATAATATGTCcgatttataatactatatttctaTACGTGCGAATATGCGATAATCGGATTAATATTCATCACGAgaagttcaattattatttattattgctatgACGgagttacaataaaattgtaataatatgtcatcACTCATCATGCACGTACTCAAAGGACGGTCTTGTCGCAGTTGAAAACGAATACCCGATGAAAGGCGATCGGGCTCAGAAAATTTACTATCGACGCGGTCTTACCTATACGATAATAATCcaaaattgtcaatatttatttatattataggtattcgtCAACATCTCGGTCGCGTTTTGCACAAGGTTGCGGACTTGCAAGTAATGTGTTCGGAGTTCGATCGTTTAGCGGAAATGAAGAAATACGTTGTGAAGGTTTTTGAAGAATGCGTCAAATCGGTGTCGCCCAGAAACATCGTCAGAAACACACTGAGATTCGATTCAAAAAGGCTTTTCGTCAATGACGACTCTTCGGCGTACAGCGTGCCTGGTGACGTTTACGTGGTCGGTTTCGGTAAAGCGGTGCTGAACATGGCGCTAGAAGTGGAGAACATACTCAACGGCCGTCTCAAGGAGGCCGTAGTGAGCGTCCCATTCGGGACCCAACGACCCTCCTCCTCGCACAACTCCAGAGTGCGCGTCATGGAGGCAGCCAGGAACAATATGCCTGACCGGGAGTCGGTGGAAAACACCAATCACATCACAAGTACACTAGCCCGTCTGGGGAGTCACGATTTGCTGATCGTACTGATATCGGGCGGGGGTTCTGCACTGTTGTGTTCGCCGACCGTGCCCCTCCACGACAAAATTCTCGCCACCAACTTGTTGTCGTCGGGAGGTGCATCCATCGAACAGCTGAACACCGTGAGGAAAGCGCTGTCACGGGTCAAGGGCGGCAGACTAATCGGGTCGGTCCAACGGGAGTGTACCGTGATCTCGCTGATCCTGTCTGACGTCGTGGGCGACCCGTTGTCCGCCATCGCCAGCGGACCCACCGTGCCCAACGACGATCCCGACTGTCTGCCCATTGGGATCGTCGACCGCTTCGGTCTGCGTGATAAGATGCCCAAGTCCGTCATAGACGCGCTCTTGCGAAACGAATCGTTCAACGGCACCTCGGCACGGTTCGACAGAGTCCACAATTATGTGATCGGCAACAACGCCATAGCGTTACGGGCGGGCATCGAATACGCCAGCCGAGACTTTAAGGCTGTACTTGTCACGACGTCGCTCCACGGCGACGTGGCTCTGGTAGCGACGTTTTATTCAGATCTCGTAGCGTACGTGTGTGGCCTGTACGCAGGCGCAACGGACGAGAAACGCAAAGACCAACTGAAGGTAACGTCGTCGTCGGTAGTCGGCGGTGGCGGCGTGGACGTCGAGGGCCTGACGAACAGTGTCGTCGAAGCGTCGTCCGAAGGCCGTGGCTTGTGCATACTGAGCGGCGGCGAGCCCACGGTCATGGTCCGGGGTAGCGGCGTGGGCGGTCGGAACCAAGAGCTGTCGCTGAGGGTGGCTTTGGCCTTGGGGGCGGCGAGACGTCGCGACGACGGTCTGCACCGGTTCGACGTGCTGTTCTTCAGCGGCGGTACAGACGGCATCGATGGTCCGACCGATGCGTGCGGGGCCTTCGGTTACCCGGCACTCGAGGACGTGGCGCTATCCCAAGGCCTGGACCCTTCACGGTATGTCAACAACAACGACAGCTACGGGTTTTATTCGTCACTTGACTGCGGTAGTGGTGATCTACTGAAAATCGGACACACCGGCACAAATGTGATGGATGTGCACGTTTTGATCATCAAAccgaaataaaatcataatgccacagtgcaaataataattatttaccagTTGTCAACACACATAGACTATAGAGTTCAGCGACcgtgtatgataaatattaaattgtaataaccgatcgtagatttaatttttatattgacataaatttaattaaattttgaatgaaaaatttaaacaaattttgtaataatgattttttatttttgatagtatTTGATTGTTATCATTGTTATCATACTaactaaaatgataataattttgaattttgatttaaattttgaaaaaaaaacatttaatgaaaaaactGCTTACATAAATGGCACTTGAAACATGGATTTCCATCCATTTCTTAACTAAACTAGAAAAATAACAGGACTGGaaagttatttctttttttttgtcgatAACTACGATTTACGTTCCAAGGCTCAAGCAGAGTTTGAAAGATCGCAAAACTCCATCAAAATTGTTGTAACACTTTATTGGtgctttaaaaacaatattccaACCATTTCCTAGTTATAACCACGATTtaaggtatatcttaaatcgtggttaaaactaacattttcgaaaaatgttttttcaaatatgtaatttatcagTCCCGCCGTTAACGttctattttagttttaaaattcgCTCAGAAGTCCTTCGACagcaaaattcaaaatcaagtAAAATATATGAGTAAATTTCTAGAAACAGTTCTCACGCCAGCATctaagatagaaaaaaaattaatattttaagataaactaTACCGTCTATACTCTGAGCTTTGCATAAGATAAACCGAAGCTATGTAAAGCTAAGATATACTTAAGCTTCAGCTTAATAAGATATTGAAATACCTACCCTAAATGATATAAACTTACATGGTTTGTTCAATGTGTATCAATTTTAGGCAGTGTCGGCCTGATACAACAAAGGGTCgtttataaagttttttaagGGGCCCCATAATGAATGGCATTGGTTGATAAATACTTTGCGGAGTCCCTACTCCCTTTATAGACCAGGAACACTACGCCAAGCATATACAAAACTTACGAGATCCTAAAAAAGCTGGCCGCTGGCCGATATTGATCATAGTCACATGGACGATGGACCTGCTTAATATGCGTTTGTTTCGACTGTTTCGAGTGTCGCTTCGCTTAGAGTGTACGCGGTCTTAGATCATGGTTATCatgaaactaaaataataacttttatcaGATACTATTCAATCGGTGTGATAAGAAAATAATCAACGAATTACATgtgttttaaaaagttaaaatttaaatcaacaacaatttactaTATTGTAGTATTTAGACATAGTATTTTAGTGACTAACTTAGAGTAATGGTTGtcaacaataattgtatgttttattagaTAATTTGTACGTGGGTACGTCTTTCCATTCTGTTCTAGTTTTatctaagtaggtatacaacataAAGTAGTAAAATAGACTACATTTTGTTATTACGAATTATTTTCTCTAAAACTGATGTTGTGCCTTAGATAACACTTATGGCGGAACGCAAAGAAAATAAAGACCAAACAACCTCACAGTCCACAGATAACTATGATGGATGGGGATTTGATTTATTCCCCGAGAGAAGAGGTACCTataaaccaaatttaaaaaatattttgtttcaaggACGTGGAAATGAAAACTTGGAAAGAGTCAAGTGCGAAAGAAAAGTGGCTTACTGTATCAACAAAAGTAAGTACAAaacagtatttaatatatatttaaatgtattaaacattataaaaaaataactatgattctatattttatatttaacaggTCCTTTGGTAAAGATCATGATGGGTGCGTTGCGCAGATCTGGCTGGTGAGTTGTGAAATCTTAAGATAATAATGTTCTTTAACGTGAGCGAGCTAGGTGGTGTCAGATAATGAATTTGatcaacttattattatacaatttgtgaAAATTCTGTTACAGTCAGTATTGaggtgtaattaaaaaatgtgatgTAGCATAGTAGTATCTATATATTACCTTGTCTTAAGACAATGCCGGACACAGTGgcacaaattgttttatttatacaggTGGCAAACTTGGTAATTTACCGGCCATCACCATTAGTCATTATGAGTCTTatgaattcataaataataattatacaatatttcctATATttacgatataattatataaccttTTCCAGTTCCAAAGGATCCACCATATAGGTACACACCAACGCACCACCAAATTATTTTAGCAGGGCAGCTACTATTTTACTTGTGGATTTGCGCCACTCGCCAGAATTGTGCACAAatgcacattatataatatgaaaataacacACTTATgacaataatacctaataatgaaTCACACTACCTacttcaatttaataaatatatacttcacAGTAAATATTGgccttttttgtttttttaattaaaatttgtgttgtatcttttttttgaaataaatattttagattgataacttaaaaattattataaaagaagcaaatctaaacattatattacacaaacctcataactcataagcatTCTACTCGacttgtttaataatttgttgttcttcatattattgtgtttatcaCCAATAGGGTCATAAAATAATTGACTATTTTAGATTAGTTAAATTAAGTTTATCTATTTACtaaacagttttaataaattattaaatcaaaattactatTGAATTAGTCATACTATTAATAACTTTTTGATTGAActaatttaatgttattgttgtGTTGAAACTTGAAATAGTTTACTAAATTACTATCTTAAATCTACTTGTCTTACACTTTTGTTCTTAATAAATTATCTGCTGACTTTAATGGCAAATtactattaaagtttttttacatGCAATTAGAGAATCACTATGAACATCATAACATGAAACATTgaaaacacatattttacataacaataaaggaaatctatacaattatatgagtTGCTAAGTGAATTTATTCACAATTAAAGTTTTCTGCCTAAGCCTTCCAGTGGCGGCGCGAAATTGTGGAGACTTTGaagcatattgtataatttaaatacttttaacacCGCACCATTTATTAAACCAAAATTAGCAGCAGGggccattaataattattaattataatatttaccatgatatttgtgttgaggtcttacgattatatatatatttatacacccacccacccatttcAGACATGAAGCAATTGCTTCAAATAATCCTATATCCCGCCGCCACTTAAGCCTTCATACAatgtagttataaaataaattattttcagaacTATCAATCAGATAACATGTAATTgtcactattatatattttaattttatgatttaagtacaaactataataacttaaaattataaattgtaagcaAATtgtctgtaaaataataaaaataaaaattttaaaagtttacatGTAATGCTTCttttatattaaagaaaatattgcaacaagttatttgaaaatattagaagtttttattatatgtattttcaacTCTTGTTATTGTAGCAACACCAAAGAATACCTATAggtcttatttaaattaaaaattatttaagaaattctTGTTCTATATTTTTCTCATCTATAAGTGAGAAAAACGAAAttggggacggagtggccgagcagactaaggcgtcggctgcgacgcagccgatCCGGGTTCGATTCTTGGCCAGggacggcatttttcttcgggcaagtcacggtgtccggagaatcAAGTGCCGCcgtcccccacccgggcatggcagatacctacgggtgcccaatcaaaaatctgccaaacccaacacacacgtgttcctccccctaccgacaaCACTAAAGTACAAAAACCCAACCAGGCTAATAACCTCAGCTGTTGAAGCCTtactcttaataaaaaaaaaaaaacgaaattagtttaaaaaacattatattttataggtactatattcattaaattaaatttattaattactttttaagtataaGGTTTTTAATTGGTTCCCAACTAATATGTAGAAAttagtaatattgtaaattgtattaaatatttcaatattttattgaattggtAATTATGCAGTACATATTAACTAGGAATGTTTCCAGATTTGGgagttttattgaaaaaacatttttttgttaaaagttaagtaaactgagtaatttaattgtaaatctATCTGTTTTAtatctgtaaaaatataacaaaataagataggtaatgactaatgacagTAAATGGCGGCCCCTATATTACCCTTTGTCCTAgtgcaataaaatgttatattctaTTCAAGTTAAAATAATCATACTACACAGGGCCATGGTGTTCATACACAACAAATTGTATAACTGGTTGGTCAGGTAACGGTGACAAAAATTAGATTGCCACCAAGTATGGTTCTTAACTTGAGTATAGTAATGTTGTAGCACTGTAAGCACTATTgttggtattaatattaataattaaattatttttctattttcagCAATGTCAATCCATCTCGTCATATTGCATGTGAACTATGTGATTCGAGCGTCCATGGGGGAT
Above is a window of Metopolophium dirhodum isolate CAU chromosome 3, ASM1992520v1, whole genome shotgun sequence DNA encoding:
- the LOC132940459 gene encoding glycerate kinase, producing MCSEFDRLAEMKKYVVKVFEECVKSVSPRNIVRNTLRFDSKRLFVNDDSSAYSVPGDVYVVGFGKAVLNMALEVENILNGRLKEAVVSVPFGTQRPSSSHNSRVRVMEAARNNMPDRESVENTNHITSTLARLGSHDLLIVLISGGGSALLCSPTVPLHDKILATNLLSSGGASIEQLNTVRKALSRVKGGRLIGSVQRECTVISLILSDVVGDPLSAIASGPTVPNDDPDCLPIGIVDRFGLRDKMPKSVIDALLRNESFNGTSARFDRVHNYVIGNNAIALRAGIEYASRDFKAVLVTTSLHGDVALVATFYSDLVAYVCGLYAGATDEKRKDQLKVTSSSVVGGGGVDVEGLTNSVVEASSEGRGLCILSGGEPTVMVRGSGVGGRNQELSLRVALALGAARRRDDGLHRFDVLFFSGGTDGIDGPTDACGAFGYPALEDVALSQGLDPSRYVNNNDSYGFYSSLDCGSGDLLKIGHTGTNVMDVHVLIIKPK